One Candidatus Bathyarchaeota archaeon DNA segment encodes these proteins:
- a CDS encoding exosome complex RNA-binding protein Csl4, translating to MTLNAPEQQKSGNLVMPGERLGVIEEFIPDAGTYVKDGVIYSKIVGRSLLDLQNRRVSVYPVAPSAVVPKIGTVVIGQVGNAQSDNVLVKIFKIGKKKINGTFGGILHVSDVSDRYIDQISDAVKPGDIIRAKVISEKNQIFHLSTNDKNLGVIDAFCSRDGFLLEQQPQRYDLRCPKCGNVERRRIAPDYGKEPI from the coding sequence ATGACCTTAAACGCTCCAGAACAACAAAAAAGCGGCAACCTCGTGATGCCCGGCGAACGATTAGGCGTCATCGAAGAGTTCATTCCTGACGCAGGAACATACGTCAAAGACGGCGTCATCTACTCCAAAATCGTAGGCCGCTCCCTTCTCGACCTCCAAAATAGACGCGTCTCCGTTTACCCTGTAGCACCCAGCGCAGTCGTTCCCAAAATCGGAACCGTCGTCATCGGACAAGTCGGCAACGCCCAATCAGACAACGTACTCGTCAAAATCTTCAAGATAGGCAAAAAGAAGATCAACGGAACATTCGGCGGCATCCTACACGTCAGCGACGTCTCAGACCGCTACATCGACCAAATCAGCGACGCCGTCAAACCAGGCGACATTATCCGCGCCAAAGTCATCAGCGAAAAAAACCAAATCTTCCACTTATCAACCAACGACAAAAACCTAGGCGTCATCGACGCGTTCTGCTCACGTGACGGTTTCTTGCTTGAGCAGCAACCACAGCGCTATGACCTCCGATGCCCCAAATGCGGCAACGTTGAACGCCGCAGAATCGCTCCAGATTACGGTAAAGAACCAATATAG
- a CDS encoding DNA-directed RNA polymerase subunit L, whose translation MKVKVLKKEDNELKIEIEGSSHGLCNLIQKRLLEDKRVEFAGYDVPHPLASNPIIYIRMKGRTAPEEALIDAVAKVQEANEAFGKELTHALKA comes from the coding sequence GTGAAAGTTAAAGTACTAAAAAAAGAGGACAACGAGCTTAAAATCGAAATCGAAGGCAGCAGCCACGGCTTATGCAACCTCATCCAAAAACGCCTCCTAGAAGACAAACGTGTAGAATTCGCAGGCTACGATGTACCACACCCTTTGGCGTCGAACCCCATAATCTACATTCGTATGAAGGGTAGAACTGCACCCGAAGAGGCATTAATAGACGCAGTTGCAAAGGTTCAAGAAGCCAACGAGGCTTTCGGCAAAGAATTAACTCACGCCCTCAAAGCCTAA
- a CDS encoding DUF99 family protein, translated as MSTPKAFRIIKPEIRVLGVDDGKFTPHTQGNSMVVGVVFRGGTSIDGVMHTKIAIDGLDATDKIAEMITASPHRRQLRVVMLYGITFAGFNLVDIQKLHHITKLPVIVLTHDKPDLNAIHDALTHLPNMDERWRIVQNAGEIHPIRNKGAKLYMGLAGITLQDAQKIVNLTSTTGSFPEPLRVAHLIASGITT; from the coding sequence TTGAGCACACCCAAAGCTTTCCGAATCATAAAACCCGAAATTCGTGTTCTAGGTGTAGACGACGGCAAATTCACACCCCACACACAAGGCAACTCCATGGTTGTCGGCGTAGTTTTTCGCGGCGGCACCTCCATAGACGGCGTAATGCACACTAAAATCGCAATCGACGGCTTAGACGCCACCGACAAAATCGCTGAGATGATAACTGCATCTCCGCATCGCCGTCAACTGCGGGTGGTTATGCTTTATGGGATAACGTTTGCAGGATTCAATTTGGTTGACATCCAAAAACTACACCACATCACAAAGTTACCCGTTATTGTGTTAACCCATGATAAACCCGACTTAAACGCCATCCATGATGCACTCACACATTTGCCAAACATGGATGAACGGTGGCGAATCGTCCAGAACGCAGGCGAAATCCACCCCATCAGAAATAAAGGCGCCAAACTCTACATGGGCTTAGCTGGAATCACCCTACAAGACGCCCAAAAAATCGTGAATTTAACCTCAACAACAGGCAGTTTCCCTGAACCCTTACGTGTAGCCCACTTGATTGCTTCAGGAATAACCACTTAA
- a CDS encoding transcription factor S, whose protein sequence is MEFCPKCGSRLEPKKSKSGKEATLVLACPKCGYKKPEAPEKVEPKVAKVIQHNPQQFVAVIGKEEQKLSTLPTVRIECPKCGNNTAYVWQVQTRGADESSTQFLRCTKCNYTFREYS, encoded by the coding sequence ATGGAATTTTGCCCTAAATGCGGTTCCCGACTTGAACCAAAGAAATCCAAAAGCGGAAAAGAAGCAACGCTTGTTCTTGCCTGCCCAAAATGCGGCTACAAGAAACCAGAAGCCCCAGAAAAAGTGGAGCCTAAAGTAGCTAAAGTCATCCAGCATAACCCTCAGCAATTCGTGGCTGTAATCGGCAAGGAAGAACAGAAACTCAGCACGCTGCCAACTGTACGCATCGAATGCCCCAAATGCGGCAACAACACCGCTTACGTGTGGCAAGTGCAGACCCGCGGCGCTGACGAGTCGTCAACTCAGTTTCTGCGCTGCACCAAATGCAACTATACGTTTAGAGAATACAGCTAA
- a CDS encoding archaeosortase/exosortase family protein, whose product MKQEPSQLKATRYSGFLIKVLPLLSFAVPLAALYLLNPLDTYLNVSVQASFELMWKGRTFQMFFLWLIALEFILSWDNIQTKLNLQNKTNIAVYALVLLLPSLYLVLEFGGLNAAIADLSAQSGVAFANSMPLAVEYLAFAALFCLVSFVAFGKKGLRSFALPALFAMLVGVLYTIDNIYPYGEFTPFQLLVPTTASLAAGVLGLMGYTVVSGFEASTGMPTLDVSGALGQAKFAIAWPCAGIESLLIFTAVALLFLKGMKISWKAKIGFFALGAAVTYFINVLRIVTIFTIGMQHGVNSIEVQNFHFYYGPLYAMTWIVAYPLLILGLTMAWQKFRRHPPEPLNPA is encoded by the coding sequence TTGAAACAGGAACCTTCCCAGCTCAAAGCAACACGTTACAGTGGGTTTCTGATTAAAGTTCTACCGCTTCTATCGTTCGCGGTGCCTCTAGCGGCGCTCTACCTACTAAACCCCTTGGACACTTACCTGAATGTTTCGGTTCAGGCGTCTTTTGAGTTGATGTGGAAAGGCAGAACTTTCCAAATGTTCTTTCTCTGGCTAATCGCCCTCGAGTTCATCCTAAGCTGGGACAACATCCAAACAAAACTCAACCTACAAAACAAAACTAACATAGCCGTTTACGCTTTGGTGCTTTTGCTCCCCTCACTATATTTGGTTTTAGAGTTTGGGGGGTTAAACGCTGCCATAGCAGACTTGTCCGCTCAAAGCGGAGTTGCATTCGCCAACTCTATGCCGCTTGCAGTTGAATACTTGGCGTTCGCGGCGCTTTTCTGTTTGGTTTCTTTTGTTGCTTTCGGCAAAAAAGGCTTAAGGAGCTTTGCTTTACCTGCCCTTTTCGCCATGCTGGTTGGCGTCCTCTACACAATCGACAACATCTATCCATATGGCGAATTCACACCCTTCCAACTGCTAGTCCCCACAACGGCTTCGCTTGCCGCAGGCGTTTTAGGTCTAATGGGTTACACGGTTGTTTCAGGTTTTGAAGCCAGCACAGGCATGCCTACATTGGACGTTTCAGGCGCTTTAGGTCAAGCCAAATTCGCCATCGCCTGGCCCTGCGCAGGCATAGAAAGCCTCCTCATCTTCACAGCAGTGGCACTGCTCTTTCTGAAGGGTATGAAGATTTCTTGGAAAGCCAAAATCGGCTTCTTCGCCCTCGGAGCCGCAGTAACTTATTTCATCAACGTTCTGCGCATAGTCACCATATTCACGATTGGCATGCAGCACGGTGTAAACTCGATCGAAGTGCAGAACTTCCACTTCTACTACGGTCCCCTCTACGCCATGACCTGGATAGTCGCCTATCCGCTGCTTATTTTGGGGTTAACGATGGCTTGGCAAAAGTTTAGGCGACATCCACCAGAACCGCTAAACCCTGCTTGA
- a CDS encoding DNA primase small subunit PriS, protein MGLDSREYVYERFSEFYRDPANAVPAPPLPHQREFGYLTFKDKFMVRHRRFEQIANFRAVLADTVPSDVYHSCAYYENPDFDMDKKGWIGSDIVFDIDADHIPTRCNKIHDEFRCAKCGFEGRGITPEECPCCGGTKFQTKIWACDLCIASARDEVAKLLDMLEKDFGFSQDEVRVFFSGHRGYHVHIESEVVRSLDAMARKEIVDYVTGLGVAVLEKEDKEQGARRRKKQSKKFNLHNYGWNRRLKVGMQTFLETASADDLKEVGLRNKALLERKDTIIKRAIAEGRWESIQGVSVQTWLKLAEHIREVQAAKIDTVVTTDIHRLIRMNGTLHGKTGLKKVEFKPKDLQTFDPFTGAVAFKKGKVKVLVSDAPEFRMSGETLGPYKNQTVELPVAAAVLLICKRRAEVVP, encoded by the coding sequence ATGGGGTTAGATTCTCGCGAATACGTATACGAAAGGTTTAGCGAATTCTACCGTGACCCCGCCAACGCTGTCCCCGCGCCGCCCCTTCCGCATCAACGCGAATTCGGCTACCTCACCTTCAAAGACAAATTCATGGTCCGCCACCGCCGCTTCGAGCAGATCGCCAATTTCCGAGCCGTCCTCGCCGACACCGTTCCCTCAGACGTCTACCATAGCTGTGCCTACTACGAGAACCCAGACTTTGACATGGATAAAAAAGGCTGGATAGGCAGCGACATAGTTTTCGACATAGACGCCGACCACATCCCCACCCGCTGCAACAAAATCCACGACGAATTCCGTTGCGCCAAATGCGGGTTTGAGGGCAGAGGAATCACGCCTGAAGAATGCCCCTGCTGTGGAGGAACTAAATTTCAGACAAAAATCTGGGCCTGTGACCTCTGCATAGCGTCTGCCCGCGACGAAGTCGCCAAACTGCTCGATATGCTTGAGAAGGATTTCGGGTTTTCTCAAGATGAAGTTCGAGTGTTCTTTTCGGGCCACCGCGGCTATCACGTGCACATCGAAAGCGAAGTGGTGCGGTCGCTGGATGCGATGGCACGCAAAGAAATCGTTGACTATGTGACGGGGTTGGGTGTGGCTGTTTTAGAAAAAGAAGACAAAGAGCAAGGTGCTAGACGCAGAAAGAAGCAATCTAAAAAGTTTAATCTTCACAATTATGGCTGGAACAGACGCTTAAAAGTGGGCATGCAAACTTTTCTAGAAACTGCGTCTGCAGATGACCTTAAAGAGGTCGGGTTAAGAAATAAAGCTCTGCTGGAAAGAAAAGACACGATTATCAAAAGAGCCATCGCTGAGGGTAGATGGGAAAGCATCCAAGGTGTAAGCGTGCAAACTTGGCTTAAACTAGCCGAGCACATCCGAGAAGTGCAGGCAGCGAAAATCGACACCGTCGTCACCACCGACATCCATCGACTCATCCGCATGAACGGCACCCTGCACGGCAAAACTGGATTAAAAAAAGTCGAGTTCAAACCTAAAGATTTGCAAACTTTTGACCCCTTTACTGGGGCAGTAGCTTTTAAAAAGGGCAAAGTGAAAGTGTTGGTGTCTGACGCGCCAGAGTTCAGGATGAGTGGGGAAACGTTGGGTCCATACAAGAACCAAACCGTAGAGTTGCCAGTTGCGGCGGCGGTTTTGCTTATTTGTAAACGTAGAGCTGAGGTGGTACCCTAA